The Erythrolamprus reginae isolate rEryReg1 chromosome 3, rEryReg1.hap1, whole genome shotgun sequence genome contains a region encoding:
- the PCMTD1 gene encoding protein-L-isoaspartate O-methyltransferase domain-containing protein 1 isoform X3 — MKILLKIGGILVMPIEDQLTQILRTGQNTWESKNILAVSFAPLVQPSKSDTSKNDSVGLPPCAVRNLQDLARIYIRRTLRNYVNDEMQTKGITQKPPPKRKRRRCRRRRINTYVFVGNQLIPQPLDSEEDEKMEEDHKEDDEKDQNEVLKTEEPPQNLLREKIMNLPLPESLKAYLTYYREK; from the exons ATGAAAATTTTATTGAAAATTGGAGGCATTCTGGTCATGCCTATAGAAGATCAG CTAACCCAGATCCTCAGAACTGGACAGAATACTTGGGAAAGCAAAAACATCCTTGCTGTATCATTTGCTCCACTTGTACAGCCAAGCAAAAGTGACACCAGCAAAAACGATAGTGTGGGGTTGC CTCCCTGTGCTGTTAGGAATCTACAGGATTTGGCTCGGATCTACATTAGACGCACCCTTAGAAACTATGTAAATGATGAAATGCAAACCAAAGGTATTACACAAAAACCTCCACCAAAACGTAAACGCAGACGGTGTCGTAGACGCAGGATTAATACCTACGTGTTTGTTGGCAATCAACTCATTCCTCAGCCTCTAGATAGTGAAGAAGATGAAAAGATGGAGGAAGACCATAAAGAAGATGATGAAAAAGATCAAAATGAAGTCTTGAAAACAGAGGAACCTCCGCAAAATTTATTGCGCGAAAAGATTATGAATCTACCACTCCCTGAATCTCTAAAAGCCTACTTGACATACTACAGAGAAAAATAG